DNA sequence from the Prochlorothrix hollandica PCC 9006 = CALU 1027 genome:
TGCACCCGATCGCCCACTTGCACCTCTTTAATCGGCACTAAACCGTGATCGGTATGGACTAACGCATCTTCCGGCAGACAGCGACGGATATTGCCAGCCACGATCGTCACCGCTGCTTGATCAATGAGCAAACAGCATTCCACGGAATTTAACTGCCGTCCCACCGCTTTATTGAGAATGGCCACACATTTTTGATACATCTCCGGGAGCTTGACCGGGTTGGCCACCCCGCCAAAGCCTTTGAGGGCTTCCCCCGCAGGGCGCACATCATGGAGATTAACAGTTACATCAATATCTCCGTTGAAGCGATCGTCGGTGGACAGTTCCAGCAGGGTTTGGTAGGAGGAGACCCAGCCTTGGCGACTGTCCCCCACGGTGATGGTCACCTGTTGGCCGTTCACCGCCACCGTTGTCTGCTCCCGGCGCTGATCCGGCGCAGTCACCCCCAGTTCCGCTTCCACGCTCAGGCTCAGGCTATTGCGGATGGGGGGCAACTGTTGGATATAGCGCGGCTCCAAGACGGCCCCGGTGCCGCAGCCCATCATGGCCAGATCCATCATGAGGCCAAAGGCTCGCCAGTCTTCGGCGTTGGTGCTGGTGCAGTTGTAGGCACCGGAGAAATTTTGGGGATTTTCGGCCCAAGCAGTGCCCCCAATCCAGAGCCAGCGCCCGGAGGTCAGTGCCCGTAATTGCAATTGGTTGCGGCGGATCAGATCCGCCTCATCGGGGCTAAGTTGCCCCAGCTTGATCAGCCCCTGGAGGGTGCGATCGATGACTTCCGGCCAACTTTCCCGCACGCCATCGGTTTTGCGACTATAGGTGCGATAGAAAACGGGGTTGGCGGCGGGGGCGGTCGCCGGGAAAATGTCCGCTGTCCCTGGAGTGTTGGGTTCAGCAGGGGGACGGGTGAGTTCTTGAACCATGAAATCTCTGGGGTTGTGTTGTTGCGTGGACAAAACCCCCGACCCAAGGAGGGATGACCGCTTCACAGAGGGGGATCAGCCTCGGTTGGGGCAGAGGTCTACGGGACTAGTAGAGGGGATCAGGAGACCCGGAAAAACAGGGCATAAAGCAAAGAAAGGGCTGAAGCCCTGACTATGAAAGGAGGCTGAAGCCTTTGCTCGTCAAGGACTACACCCCGATCGATGGGTTCGTTTGATGCTCCTGAATCCCAGGGGAGCAGTCCAAAACTGGGACAGAAAACCCAAGGCTAGGGTTGTGCCCCATGGCTCGGACTGCACCTAATCGGTCTTCTAGCCTAACGCTCAAATTCCCCGATAGGATCCCTATGCAGATTTTCTCTTGGGCCTAGGGTTTAACTCCTTGATTCCATGGCCGTCCTCCGCTCCCCCTAGACCCAGATCGAGTTGCTTACTCTCCTTTGAGGTGGCGGATGAGGATTTGGTTGGTGAGTTTGGGATCCACCCGTCCGCCGGTTTTCTTCATCAGTTGCCCCACAAAGAAGCCCTGAAGCTTGGTTTTACCAGCCCGGAACTGTTCTAACTCCTGGGGATGGGCATTGATCACCTCCAGCACCAGGGCTTCGATCGCCGCCGGATCGGAAATTTGGGTCAGTCCCTGGCTTGCCACCATGGCCTTGGGGGATCCCCCCGACTCCAACAGTTGGGGCAAGAGATCCTTGGCGATTTTGCCGCTGATGGTGCCGCTGGTGATCAAATCCACCAACTCCGCCAGGACTGGGGGGGTGAGGGGCAGGGTGGTGATGGTCAGGTCTTTGTGGCCATTGAGATAGGCGGCGATGTCCCCCATGATCCAGTTGGCCGCTTGCTTGGGTTCGGCTCCGGCGGCGATCGTGGTCTCAAAATAGGCCGCTGTGGCCTGGTCATCCGTCAGCACCCGCGCATCATAGGCCGATAGCCCTAGGTCATCTTCATAGCGGTGGCGCTTTTGGGCGGGCAGTTCCGGCACTTCGCTGCCCCACTGGGTCAACTGGGCGGCGGTCACCTCCAGGGGGGTTAGGTCCGGTTCGGGGAAATAGCGGTAATCGCTGGATCCCTCTTTTTTGCGCATACTGAAGGTTTGCTGGCTGCTTTCATCCCAGAGGCGGGTTTCTTGGACAATGGTGCCGCCGCTTTCCAGGCTTTCGATTTGCCGTTCAATTTCAAAATCAATGGCCTTGGCGATCGCGCTAAAGGAGTTCATGTTTTTGATCTCCACCTTGGTGCCAAAGGCTTCTTGGCCCACGGGACGGACGGATACATTGACATCGCAGCGCAGGGATCCTTCCTGCATGTTGCCGTCGCTGATGCCCAAATAGCGGACAATGCGCCGCAGTTCCTGGGCATATTCTGAGGCTTCTTGGCCGGTGCGAATGTCCGGTTCCGAGACAATTTCCAGCAGGGGCACCCCGGCCCGGTTGTAGTCGGCTTTGGAGTGGGTGGATCCCGCTAGGCGATCGCTGCCCCCATGGACGAGTTTACCGGCATCCTCTTCCATGTGGAGGCGGGTAATGCCGATGCGCTTGGTTTGGGCCTTGCCCTCGTCGTTCAACAGGGGTTTGCCTTTTTTGTCGGTGATTTCAATTTCCAGCCAGCCATGCTCGACGATCGGCAGGTCATACTGGGAAATTTGATAGTTTTTGGGCAAGTCGGGGTAGAAATATTGCTTGCGATCGAATTTGCTGTAGTCGGCGATCTGGCCATTGAGGGCGGTACCGGCTTTAACGGCAGATTCCAGCACCCGCTGGTTCAACACAGGCAGCACACCGGGCATCCCCATGCACACCGGGCAAACATTGGTGTTGGGGGGGCTGTCGAAGGCGGTGGAACAGTTACAAAAGATTTTGGTGGCGGTGTTGAGTTGGCAGTGGGTTTCGAGTCCGATGATAACGTCGTATTGGGTTTTTACGGCTACGGCAGTCATGGCGAGGAAATCCGTCTACAGGGGTGATCGCGGGTCAGGGTTTGGGTCGGTTGGCTAGGATTGGGTCTAGCACCGATGGGCTAGGATTGATAGTCCTGTACCAAGGAGCTGTACCCATGATGCTAGGGGGCTAGCCTCGATCGGCAAGGACTCTTGGCCGGATTTAGGGGCGACCTTGCAGAATTTACAGAGGCAATACTCACAGTCAGAGTCTATGGTACGTCCCCTAGGGGGTTTTGGGTCGATCGGGTCTTGCCAAGCTCCCCGGTTCAGGGTTTGATCAACCCCAGTTCATAGCCAGCCGTAGGTTGGGTAGAGCTTGGAACCATTTTAGGTTTGTTGTCACAACCTTCCAGGGCGAAACCCAACAGCCCGTTTTGTCAGGTTCCTTGTTGGGTTTCGTTCCTCTACCCAACCTACGATCGGTTGTTTTTCGCTGTAGGTTGGGTAGAGCTTGGAACCATTTTAGGTTTGTTGTCACAACCTTCCAGGGCGAAACCCAACAGCCCATTTATTGATGATCTATGATGATCAGCCATGAATAGGTTGCCAGTGTCTTGGACGTTTTAATTCAGAAGTGCCAACGTATGAATGCCAACACCGTTAACCTCAGCGGTCGCCAACGGATGTTATCCCAGCGCATTGCCCTTGCTGCCTTACAGTGGGTGGCTAGCCCCGATCGCGCACTCCAAGCCCAAGGCCGCGAGACCTTGACCCAATCTTTAGCAACCCTGGCCCAGGTGCACCGGGGCTTAACCCAGGGGGATGAGTCCCTCAACTTGTCCGGCTACTGTTCCCCTGCTATCCAGCGCCTCTATTTTGATCCTCCCGTGGGGGTGGATCGGCAGGTGCGGGCTTATGTGGCAGCGGGGCAAGAACTGTTGGCCACTGCCGAGGGCGATCGCAGCCTCCACCATCCGGCCCTCCAGGACATCTTGACCACTGCTCCCCAGGTCTTAGCCGCCCTCGATCGCGTGGTGACCCAATATGAACAGGAAAGCCAAGAAGCAGCGTTACGGTTCCAGACCCAATTAATCCAAGCCCAGCGCCTGTCCAGCATTAACCAACTGATCGACGGGGTGACCTATGAGCTAACCAACCCGGTCAATGTCCTCTGTGGCAATTTGCCCGAAGTGCACCACTATGGGTCACAAATGCTGGATCTATTGCACCTGTACCGCAACACCTATCCCCAAGCCTCCCCCGCCATTGATCAAGCCCTGGCAACCCTGGATCTGGACTTTGCTACCCAGGATTTTCCCGATGCCCTGGCAGCGCTCCAAACCCACAGCAATCGCATTCGTCAACTGGTGTTTGCCCTGCGCAGTTTCTGCCGCCCGGATCAGTCCCAACATGCCTGCGCCGACATCAATGCCGGTATCGATAGCGTCCTGTTGCTGTTGCGTAGTCGCTGGGATCATAAGCTGCCCCACCAAAAAATTGAGGTCAAAAAACAGTATCAGGTCTTACCCCCTGTCAACTGTTATCCGGAGCAGTTAAATTGGGTGTTTATGAATCTGATCAACAATGCCATTGAAGCCTTAGAGACGACTTCAGCAACCACTTCAGCAACCACTTCAGCAACCACGGCTAATCAAAGACGGCCTCGGCAGATTACCATCACCACCGCCATGCGTCCCCAGGGCCACGCCCCCGCCCTGGCCCAGCAACCCACCATTGTGATCCAAGTGGCCGACACGGGACCCGGCGTTGCTCCTGGGATCCAAGCCCAATTATTTCAGCCGTTCACCACTACTAAAAGTGCAGCGGGTCAGCAGGGGTTGGGGCTGGCCATGGGGGCGGCGATCGTCGAAGACCACCATGGGGGGGTGTTGCGCCATGTGCCGGAGTCTGGCCCTGGGGCACTCTTTGAAGTGGAAATTCCCCTGCGCCAGGGATAGGGGGATAATGGTGATGCCCCTGGTTATGCGTTCGTTTTAGGGCTATTTTATAGGTCCGTGAGAAAAGTCCGTGAGCAGTCCCCCCATGAACAAATCCTGGTTTCTAGCCTTACCCCGATCGATCCCCCACGTTTGGGTCATCTGCCGCCGTGGCCTCTGCCTAGTGGCCTTGGTGCTGTGCCTGTGGGGGGCGGGGCTGGCAAGGGTACCCGCTGCCCAAGCTGCCGTTACGACTGATGAACTGGAACAGTTTTTCCAGGTCGTTGATGATTTGTTTCAGAAGGGCTTGGCCGCGTCCCAGGCCGGACACTTTGAAGAGGCGGAAGCCTATTGGACCGCAGCCATTGAGCTATATCCCCAAAATCCAGCGGCTTGGAGTAATCGGGGCAATACACGGGTCAGCCAATTCAAGTTGGAGGCGGCGATCGCAGATTTTAACCAAGCCGTGGCCCTAGCTCCCAACCTGCCGGATCCCTACATTAATCGCGGCATTGCCTGGGAAGGGTTACAGCAATGGGACAAGGCGATCGCCGACTATGACAAAGCCCTGATCTTCAACCCCAAGGATCCCGTCGCCTACAATAACCGGGGCAATGCCCAGGGGGGAGCGGGGGACTGGGAAGCCGCCAGCCGGGACTTTAAAAAAGCAGCCTTTTTAGCCCCAGGCTTTGCGGGGGCCAATGTCAATTACGCCCTCAGCCTCTATCAGGTGGGGAACGTGCAGGAATCTACGCGGCTGTTGCGGGGTCTGGTGCGTCGCTATTCCAAGTTTGCCGATCCCCGTGCTGCTTTGGCGGCGGTGCTGTGGGGCCAGGGGTTGATCGGGGAGGCGGAAAGTAACTGGTACCCGGTGATTGGCCTGGATCCCCGCTATGGCAATGTGAACTGGCTGCGGGACATTCGCCGCTGGCCCCCGGCGGTGGTTAGTTCTTTAGAGAAATTTTTGGCCTTGCGGTAAAGGTCATCCCTCATCCCCCAGCCCCTTCTCCCAGGGCGGGAGAAGGGGAGCCAGAACCTTCAAACCCACATTCAGCAGGTTTCTAAGACAAACAGAAAATTAAGGGAACCCAGAGCCAGAGGGGGATAGAGCAAGATCAAGGGGATAGAGCTGTTCCTCCCTTGAGAGAGCAGGATGCTCAACTCAAGCAATAGTATTTTTGACAGTGGCTTCCCAAAAACCTCAAGACTAGACGTTGAAATTCAGTCANNNNNNNNNNNNNNNNNNNNNNNNNNNNNNNNNNNNNNNNNNNNNNNNNNNNNNNNNNNNNNNNNNNNNNNNNNNNNNNNNNNNNNNNNNNNNNNNNNNNAAAGTCCCTCGCCCGTCCTGGGAGAGGGATTTAGGGTGAGGGCAGCCAAACCAGAACCTTCAAAGTCCCTCGCCCCTTCTGGGAGAGGGATTTAGGGTGAGGGCAGACAAAGCGGGATCCACCCGTTAGGGCTGGGTTAGCGAATGGTTTGATATAGGGCTTTGAATCGCTGTTGTTGAACGTGGTGATCGACGATCGCCGCCGGATAATCTCCCCGTTCCAGGGGTAACAACTTACCCGTCAGCATTGTTCCTAGATCCACCGATCGCAGTTCCGGCACCCACTGGCGAATATACTCCCCCTCAGGATCAAACTTTTGGGCTTGGGTATAGGGATTAAAAATGCGCAGGGGTTTGGAATCCATGCCACTGGAAGCGCTCCATTGCCAGCCCCCATTATTGGAGGCTAAATCCCCATCCACCAGGGTTTGCATAAAATAGGCTTCCCCCCAACGCCAGTCAATAATCAAGTCTTTGGTCAAAAAGCTAGCCACGATCATCCGACAGCGGTTATGCATCCACCCCGTTGCCTGGAGTTGGCGCATGGCCGCATCAACGATGGGAACCCCCGTCCGTCCATCACACCAGGCTTGGAAGCGATCGCGATCGTTTTCCCAGGGGAACCGCTGCCATTGGCTCCGGTAAGGACCCTCCGCCAACTGGGGGAAATGGTAGAGGGCATGGTAGTAAAATTCCCGCCACATCAATTCCTGTTGCCAGGTTTGGATCTGGTGGCGGGTTTCGTCGCTGCGGGCCTGGTGGAGGGCTTGCTCGGTGGTGGCCCAAGCGCTGCGGATGCCGATGGTCCCAAACTTAAAGGCGGCACTGAGACCAGAGGTGCCCCCTTGGGCGGGGCTATTGCGCTGTTCGGCGTAGTGCAGGAGTCCCCGATCGCCAAACTGATCCAATTGCTGGTAGGCGGCCTGTTCCCCAGGGGGCAAGATCAAAGGCTGAGACCAGCTAAACCCCAACTCTGCCAAGGAGGGCAGGGCTATGGCTCCGGCGGCGGTGGCTTGGTGCTGTTGGGCGGTGCTGAGTCCCACAGCCTCGGTGAGGGGGGCATAGGGGGCGGGTTTGGGTTGCTGTTGGCAGTTTTTCCAGAAGGGAGTATAGACAGTGTAGGGGGTGCCGCTGCCGCTGGCGATCGCCGCCGGATCCAGCAGAATTTGATCCCAATAGGTTTGCACCGCAATCCCCTGGCTCTGGAGGGCTTGGGTCACGGCTCCATCGCGATCGCGGCCATAGGGTTCCACCTCCCGGTTCCAATACACGGCTTGGGAC
Encoded proteins:
- a CDS encoding FAD-binding domain-containing protein, with the translated sequence MAEPLILFWHRRDLRLRDNRGLAAARHVSPQVVGVFCWDPGILGGNDIAPARMAYLWGCVAELEQRYRAVGSQLLILRQSPVQAIPQLAIALGSQAVYWNREVEPYGRDRDGAVTQALQSQGIAVQTYWDQILLDPAAIASGSGTPYTVYTPFWKNCQQQPKPAPYAPLTEAVGLSTAQQHQATAAGAIALPSLAELGFSWSQPLILPPGEQAAYQQLDQFGDRGLLHYAEQRNSPAQGGTSGLSAAFKFGTIGIRSAWATTEQALHQARSDETRHQIQTWQQELMWREFYYHALYHFPQLAEGPYRSQWQRFPWENDRDRFQAWCDGRTGVPIVDAAMRQLQATGWMHNRCRMIVASFLTKDLIIDWRWGEAYFMQTLVDGDLASNNGGWQWSASSGMDSKPLRIFNPYTQAQKFDPEGEYIRQWVPELRSVDLGTMLTGKLLPLERGDYPAAIVDHHVQQQRFKALYQTIR
- the gatB gene encoding Asp-tRNA(Asn)/Glu-tRNA(Gln) amidotransferase subunit GatB, whose protein sequence is MTAVAVKTQYDVIIGLETHCQLNTATKIFCNCSTAFDSPPNTNVCPVCMGMPGVLPVLNQRVLESAVKAGTALNGQIADYSKFDRKQYFYPDLPKNYQISQYDLPIVEHGWLEIEITDKKGKPLLNDEGKAQTKRIGITRLHMEEDAGKLVHGGSDRLAGSTHSKADYNRAGVPLLEIVSEPDIRTGQEASEYAQELRRIVRYLGISDGNMQEGSLRCDVNVSVRPVGQEAFGTKVEIKNMNSFSAIAKAIDFEIERQIESLESGGTIVQETRLWDESSQQTFSMRKKEGSSDYRYFPEPDLTPLEVTAAQLTQWGSEVPELPAQKRHRYEDDLGLSAYDARVLTDDQATAAYFETTIAAGAEPKQAANWIMGDIAAYLNGHKDLTITTLPLTPPVLAELVDLITSGTISGKIAKDLLPQLLESGGSPKAMVASQGLTQISDPAAIEALVLEVINAHPQELEQFRAGKTKLQGFFVGQLMKKTGGRVDPKLTNQILIRHLKGE
- a CDS encoding tetratricopeptide repeat protein, producing MNKSWFLALPRSIPHVWVICRRGLCLVALVLCLWGAGLARVPAAQAAVTTDELEQFFQVVDDLFQKGLAASQAGHFEEAEAYWTAAIELYPQNPAAWSNRGNTRVSQFKLEAAIADFNQAVALAPNLPDPYINRGIAWEGLQQWDKAIADYDKALIFNPKDPVAYNNRGNAQGGAGDWEAASRDFKKAAFLAPGFAGANVNYALSLYQVGNVQESTRLLRGLVRRYSKFADPRAALAAVLWGQGLIGEAESNWYPVIGLDPRYGNVNWLRDIRRWPPAVVSSLEKFLALR
- a CDS encoding sensor histidine kinase, yielding MNANTVNLSGRQRMLSQRIALAALQWVASPDRALQAQGRETLTQSLATLAQVHRGLTQGDESLNLSGYCSPAIQRLYFDPPVGVDRQVRAYVAAGQELLATAEGDRSLHHPALQDILTTAPQVLAALDRVVTQYEQESQEAALRFQTQLIQAQRLSSINQLIDGVTYELTNPVNVLCGNLPEVHHYGSQMLDLLHLYRNTYPQASPAIDQALATLDLDFATQDFPDALAALQTHSNRIRQLVFALRSFCRPDQSQHACADINAGIDSVLLLLRSRWDHKLPHQKIEVKKQYQVLPPVNCYPEQLNWVFMNLINNAIEALETTSATTSATTSATTANQRRPRQITITTAMRPQGHAPALAQQPTIVIQVADTGPGVAPGIQAQLFQPFTTTKSAAGQQGLGLAMGAAIVEDHHGGVLRHVPESGPGALFEVEIPLRQG